The nucleotide sequence GAAAGGTTtcgataatttttattatataaaatattgatcTGATGTAATGATAAATCTTGTGAGCCaagattacaaaaaaaaaaaactcctcaCCTGCACTAAGTGTCAAAGTCTTGAATAGATATTGCCACTAACTGTTGAACGACCTCTTATCAATCATCATGTAGATTATAACTCAACCTTAGATTGTAACAAAATACCAATTAACAAAATAATATAGTTTTTCTTACTAAGGGAGAATTTAAATTAAGTCACATTCTAAGTTAACAAAGTTGAATAAAGCTCCAAACAAGAAACAACAGTATCCAACCAACAGTGATGCCAATCCAGATACAGAATTCAAGCAAAAGACCTACAAAATGAAATCTTGTAGCATCAATGACAAGACGAGATGACCTAGCTCAGCCTCTGGGCAGCTTCCTTAGCTAGCAGCTTTTCTCTAGCCTTGGATTTTGCCTGAGATTTGGTGCCCATAATTCCACCACCCCACTTTCTCCGGACCTCATCAAACTTATCATTGAAGTTGGCCTGAAAGAAGAATCAAAATCATTATAGGAAGACTTCCCTAAGCATACAGCTAAAAGTTGCACGACTGTTTAGTTCTAATGTTCACCTTGATGGCTTCCAGGATTTTGCTAAATTCCAGTTTATCCTCGTTCTTCACAGTGGTCAGACAAAGCACCGATGCTGTTTTCTTATGTACGATCTATCAGAAATTCAATTAACAACAAATGAATATGTCAGCAATGAAAATATGCTGCTTCAATTTCAAGCTTTAGCAGAATGTCAATGACAAAAGAGAGGTGCACCAACCGCTCCCAATCGGGCTTTTCCTTTGACAATACAGTAAGGGATCTCCATCTTCCTGCACAATGCAGGCAGCCAAACCACAAGCTCGATTGGGTCCACATCATGAGCGATAACCACCAATTGTGCCTTGTTCTACAGGAGATTGCATCAAGAAGTTCTCGGTGAACAAATGTTGCATCTTCAGTCTATTGTACTAAGCAAGTAAAACAGAGCATGCAATCTGCAGGCATACACACTAATGGGGAAGAATACAAACCTGTTCAATAAGGTAAGTGACATGATTGAGCCCATACTTAACAACTATGGGCTTCTTAACTTCAACAGTCTTCCCTTCAGCCTCAGCTTGTGCCCTCTTCAGAAGCCGTTCTTTCTTTGCAGCTCGGTCTTCAGGCCTGTACTTGAGAAGCATCTTGAAAAGATTTGTAGCTGCAAAAACATTATATAGACAGATAAGTAGGACGACAAATACATAACGGCCAGTGATCGAATTAATCTTTTGAAGAGAATTTTTGTATTAAACAATAACACCGTAGATTTCATCTTCTTATTATATCATATATACACAAAATGTCAACACAGTTTTCCAATAGACATAAGACCTCCATCACAAAAAAAATTCTCACATACATGAAAAATAACACATGGATGTAAAGTCATTATTCTGCCAAAAAGGCATCTAAGAAGTCTTCTTTAATTTAACAAACGAAGAATTTAACCACAAAAATAAATAGTACCTTCAAGCATCAACTATGAGATTTTTGTTCAAGGAACTAACAATGGCATCCAACATAAAAGAGCTGTTATTTAAGAAGGCATTGTCAGACTTAATACATGGAAGTATGGCAACGTAGAATACAAATCTATTGGATATGAGAGCATCACAAAACAGAACATTCAGGGTAAGTTTCAACCAAATTGAACTATAGAAGTACAATATGCATCAACTAGACCCACAGAAATTCCATACAAAAAAGACCAGGATAAGATTTAACCAACTAAAGTGACTGACAAGAATAATGTCTGCAACAGATAAAAGAATGAACATAGAATTCTATGGATGTCCTATTGATGGTCGGCAATATGCTTTGGCATTTAAATACCGGTATTAGGTAAATTCAATATCCAAACATTCTAAAACCATTCAAAATAAGATCTCCAAAAAAAGTGACCATAAATAAAAGTGTTACAACTGTGATATGGAACCATACAAAAAAATTGTAGCCAACATTACATGAGACTGGTTTTCAAAACTTATCAGTCCTATTTACATAAGATCCACTTTCACAGAATTCAGCTCATCTCAATCATATCAATTAAAGCAATGTCACGCATCTTGTCTACTCCAGAGTGTGACAAGCAAAAACATTGACCCTAATCCTAAATCCCTGTGGGATATAGCTTGCATCAGAATCCATTAGTTAATGCAGCAGTTCTCAAATTAAACAAAATGAACCCATGGCATCTGTTCCAAATTATTCAAGAAAAAATCAAATTCTTTGGTCTTTACATATTTAAATTGAACCAGCAAGTTCTTAAATCTCAATATTTGGTACCTATACTGATCCCATGTCGACCAGTATGATTCAGTATACCAACTGGTATACATCAGCTCATCAAGAATGATAAACAGAATGAAAAACAATCAACAAGCTATACTAGTGTTTTTGTTCCCTCTTCATCTTTTCTTTTGTCGACAGACTGTAGCTGCTTCTAGATAACTGCACCAGAACCTCATATCTGGTTCATATTCTTTCTGGTTTCCTGGCACATTCAGCAATTAACGAAAAATTAGCAGAAACTTGGCCCCATTTATGCAAAATGTTTGAATATGGTTTAAGCCCAAATTGGCTGAACCGACAAAAAAAACCCAAAACATCATTTTAAGTGGTATTTTAATATATTCTGTATATCAGAGAGTACCGGCTGATTCACAACTTTTGTTCATTACTGAACCCACTGGGGACTTCCCATGTTGGTCCATATAGCATTGTTTTTAAAACACTGGACTGCAAAAGCAAAATTGTTGAAATTAAAATTGAATGGTGCATTTGGAAAATATGGTAGGAGCACGATTCCCCCTATAAACAATTTGGTCATTTCCTATAAGATCATTATTGAGACCAAACATAAAATTTAGCATGTGATCAATCTTACCAAGCAAATCAGCCTGGAGGAACAATTTTGTTgctaaaaaatcatcaagtagcCTAAATTCCCCAAAAAATGGGCCAAGTTTGTTTATAAATTGGTAAGGACGAATTGGAATTGCTCAGAAATACCAGAAAGTGGTTGGGACCACACAAGCAGAGAAAAAGCTGATCATGATTCAACTGGCATCTGATTGATGTGCATCAAAGTTGCTTAAATCAAGCTGACCAATCATGGGTAGCTGATGTTGGCCAAGCCAGTTGGACATGACCGATCTCCATTCTAATACTGAATTCCAATTGAGTCTAGCATAATTACTGATTCTATCAAATCTACCATTTTAGATCAATGAACATGATGTGGGTACTGAATGGACATCATTTACTCTAATTAGGACACCCAGGACTTGTAGAATAGAAATAGGTAGCATAGCATATTTTCTTAGTCATCTCAATTTCTCTATTTTTCATGTAAAATCCAAGCCCCCTCAAGGGCTATACACAAAAAAAGCAAATGAATAGAACTTTCAAACAGTGATTCAAATAGGCGCTTGTACTAGACGAGGCAAGGCGCAAGCGCCTCGTGTGTGGACCAGGTGGCATGCTTCAATGAGGTGCCGCCTGGGCACTCGCCCGAACTAAGGCGCCGAGCGCTTTGAGCAAGCACCTTGTTCAAATAAGGCAACCGAACCAGACTTTTAAGTCTAGTTCGGTTCAATAGtagttagttggttcgattaaacccACTAATGCAGTTTTTTACCCTCAAAAGCTACCTTTCACCCTCGCACGACCCCGAGCCAACCCTAGCGCTATTTCTGCCTCCGCTGCCGATGCTTTCTACTGCTGCCTCTGTCGCAGACACAACGAACTGAGCCTCCCTCTATCATTGACGGACAGGTCCGCTGGCCTAGCAAGAGCTCGTAACTTCCTTTCACCATCGCTTCGTATGCAGTTCCTTCCActatcgagggagaggaccgcaaGTTCCTCCGCCACCGACAGACATCCTCTAGAGCTTCCGTTGCTGTCCGCAACTTCCATCATTGTCGTTGATGTCCCGGctgtcttaaactaatcctctACCACTACTGCTACCAATTTCTCACCGTTGCCTTCTCACTGTTGTTGCTGCCACTTTCCATTATCGGTTTCCACTATTAGTGACCCATTTATTCCCCTCTATTATTGTTAACAatagatttttaatttaatatcatatttttatttaaataatcatatttattaattatattatatattttataattcagAATGccttgcttcgctcgggcgagcacctagcgcctcggaTGTTTTagaaccttggcgcctagcgttttttaaatcactacttTCAAGTATCAAATGACCATAGAACTTTGATATTCACATTTCCTAACTTAATAAAACATTAACAAAGGAACTACAAACTTACCCTCTTGTATGACCAGAGTGAAACTGTCCTGACAACTGACATTAACAAAGGAACTATAAACTTACCCTGCTGCATCAATAAAGCTGAGATCTATCACCAATTTCCTTCCACTGTTTCTGTGAAGCTGACTAAATTTGGAAGTTCACAAATAACAGATCCTGAGTTGTTATGTGCAGCAACCACGATTCTCCAAAGTTCCATGGTTGCTCAATTCATTGAATTAAGATAGGCTTTGCCATTTGATGACACTAAAAATGGCACTTCCTCTATGGTTCTGTAGATCACTGACCAGAGATAAGAATTGTCATTTTCACATACTAGCTTCTCAACATTACAAATGTGAGAATATGTTCAAGTAAATCATAAAATCCAAGTACTAACTACTAAATCAAGTCATTACACTAACTTGTCAAGGAACTGAGGCAGCATGGAAGATACTGAAGATAGATCATATTAAATAGTCAAAGAAATGATGCAGGATGGCACACGTGTGTTGGCATCAAGCAACCCTTACAAGGACAATTACTAATTGGAACAACATTTTGCAAACAATTAACACACTCCAGTGACAATCTGGACTACAAAAAAATCTAGATCAGGGTATTTACCACCAAGAACATAGAGAAAGAGAAAACTGAGGATGATGAAATAACATAAGTATACTAACCCATCACCGA is from Musa acuminata AAA Group cultivar baxijiao chromosome BXJ1-6, Cavendish_Baxijiao_AAA, whole genome shotgun sequence and encodes:
- the LOC135675500 gene encoding large ribosomal subunit protein eL8y-like, whose protein sequence is MAPKRGVKTPVPGKKKPEKVVNPLFEKRPKQFGIGGALPPKRDLHRFVKWPKVVRIQRQRRILKQRLKVPPALNQFTRTLDKNLATNLFKMLLKYRPEDRAAKKERLLKRAQAEAEGKTVEVKKPIVVKYGLNHVTYLIEQNKAQLVVIAHDVDPIELVVWLPALCRKMEIPYCIVKGKARLGAIVHKKTASVLCLTTVKNEDKLEFSKILEAIKANFNDKFDEVRRKWGGGIMGTKSQAKSKAREKLLAKEAAQRLS